One genomic region from Harpia harpyja isolate bHarHar1 chromosome 1, bHarHar1 primary haplotype, whole genome shotgun sequence encodes:
- the RAB18 gene encoding ras-related protein Rab-18 — MDEDVLTTLKILIIGESGVGKSSLLLRFTDDTFDPELAATIGVDFKVKTISVDGNKAKLAIWDTAGQERFRTLTPSYYRGAQGVILVYDVTRRDTFVKLDNWLNELETYCTRNDIVKMLVGNKIDKENREVDRNEGLKFARKHSMLFIEASAKTCDGVQCAFEELVEKIIQTPGLWESESQNRGVKLSNKEEGYGGGGACGGYCSML; from the exons ATGGACGAGGACGTGCTGACTACCCTGAAGATCCTCATCATCGGGGAGAGCGGCGTCGGCAAGTCCAG CCTTCTACTGCGGTTCACAGATGATACGTTTGACCCGGAACTTGCAGCAACGATTG GTGTGGACTTCAAGGTGAAAACTATTTCAGTTGATGGAAACAAAGCTAAACTGGCAATATGG GATACCGCAGGTCAGGAGCGGTTCAGAACATTAACACCCAGTTACTATAGAGGTGCACAAGGTGTTATCCTGG TTTACGATGTCACAAGAAGAGATACTTTTGTCAAGCTGGATAACTGGTTAAATGAACTGGAAACATACTGCACAAGGAATGACATAGTGAAAATGCTAGTTGGAAACAAGATTGATAAG GAAAACCGTGAAGTTGACAGAAATGAAGGTCTCAAATTTGCAAGAAAACATTCCATGTTGTTCATAG AGGCAAGCGCAAAAACATGTGATGGTGTACAGTGTGCCTTTGAAGAACTTGTTGAAAAAATCATTCAGACTCCTGGACTGTGGGAGAGTGAGAGCCAAAACAGAGGTGTAAAGTTATCGAACAAGGAAGAAGGatatggaggaggaggagcatgTGGTGGATATTGTTCTATGTTATAA